The sequence CTGAGCGCGGCGCAGTCCCGGCCGGAAGTCGCCCTGCCCTGAGTCAGGTTAGGCTCACCTCTGTGAGTAGGTGCGCCTCCGTCTCCCTCAGCCTCGACGAGCCCGTTTCGGCGACGGCGGCCACGGCGACGACGTGGCTGCTGCTGGAACAGCCCGGCCCGTGGGGCGCCAAAGCACTCACTTCGAGCCATCTGGACCCGGCGGTCGGCCGCGCGCTGGAGCGGGCCGCCGAGGGCACCGGCGTACGCGTGGCGCTCATCCGCCGCCCCGGCCGCCACGCGGACCCCGGCACCCCCGAGATCCGCCAGGTCTACGCCGCTCACACCGTGCCGGGCCGCGGCTGGCTGCGCGCGGTCGGCACCCGCGATCCCCGGCGCCTCCTCGACCTGGACCTCAGGGCCCTCGGCGCGGGCGACCACCGGTCCTTCGACGCGGTGCTCGGCGGGCGCCCGCACACCGGTGATCCGCTCGCGCTCGTGTGCACCAACGGCAAGCGGGACCGCTGCTGCGCCCTGCTCGGCCGCCCGCTCGCCACCGAACTCGTCGCGGCGGGCGAGAACGGGGTCTGGGAGGTCACTCATCTGGGTGGACATCGTTTCGCGCCGACGGTGCTCGTGCTGCCGTACGGCTACGTCTACGGCCGCGCCGACGCGCACACCCTCAAGAAGGCTCTGGACGGCGTCCGGGAGGGCCGGGTGGAGGTCGTCGGGTGCCGCGGCTGCTCCGCCTTCGAACGCCCCGGTCAGGCGGCCGAGCTGGCGGTGCGTGAGGTGGCGGGCGAGTACCGGGCGGGCGTGCTGGGCGTCGTACGGACCGACGGCGCGGCGCCGCGCTGGGCGGTCACCGTCGCCCATGCCGACGGCCGCCGCTGGCGGGTCACCGTGGCGCGCGGGGCGTCGCTGCCGCCGCGCCCGGAGAGCTGCGGCGCCGCGGTGCTCGGCACACCGGCGCGGATGACCGTCGTCGC is a genomic window of Streptomyces sp. WP-1 containing:
- a CDS encoding sucrase ferredoxin, which encodes MSRCASVSLSLDEPVSATAATATTWLLLEQPGPWGAKALTSSHLDPAVGRALERAAEGTGVRVALIRRPGRHADPGTPEIRQVYAAHTVPGRGWLRAVGTRDPRRLLDLDLRALGAGDHRSFDAVLGGRPHTGDPLALVCTNGKRDRCCALLGRPLATELVAAGENGVWEVTHLGGHRFAPTVLVLPYGYVYGRADAHTLKKALDGVREGRVEVVGCRGCSAFERPGQAAELAVREVAGEYRAGVLGVVRTDGAAPRWAVTVAHADGRRWRVTVARGASLPPRPESCGAAVLGTPARMTVVAVRELRPTALAS